The nucleotide window CAAGCAATAATGCCCGCTGGTTAACTGTATTGATCATCGCCCGCTCCACATCCATAGCGTGATAGAGCATCCAGTCCTGCTTCTTTTTATCGGTAATCAGCCGGGCATTATGACCCGGTCCGGAAAATTGGGAATTTCTTTGCAAGACTAATGTACCGGCTCCCCGTTCCGTTAGATTTTTACCCGCTTTATCGATATAAGGTCCCATTAAATTTCTGGATCTTCCTACCCGAACCTGGTATACGCTGGCCGCTCCATCACAACAATTATTTTTAGATCCGAAAAAATAGTAATAGCCATCCTTCCTGAAAAGATTTACAGCTTCGAAATCGCCTGCAGCAATTTTTATTTTTTGAGCCGCGTCTTTTACACGTCTGCCATCTTCAGTCAGCTCCACACCATAAGTACCCTGCGTCGCTGAAGTATTGTAACTTCCCCAGAACAGGTATTTTTTTCCGCTCTCTTCATAATAAAAAGGATCGATAGAGTTGGGAACACCAATCTCCGAAGAGAGAAACAGTTTTCCCGCATCAATAAATGGTCCGGCCGGATAAGAAGATACAGCTAACCCGATTCCAGGGTTAGCATCGCCCCAGGTTGAATAAGAATAATACAAATGATACTTACCATTTACGATGGCGATATCGGGAG belongs to Niabella yanshanensis and includes:
- a CDS encoding family 43 glycosylhydrolase, translating into MMKNKQGLNSVRWWFYGAIVTSGILLSCSKAKSQRETPAPEPLKPVAEYQNPVFTPILADPTVIKDPNSDYYYAYGTEDFWHTDNKNHLVAVVRSRDLINWTYVNDAFTSKPTWKSSGGIWAPDIAIVNGKYHLYYSYSTWGDANPGIGLAVSSYPAGPFIDAGKLFLSSEIGVPNSIDPFYYEESGKKYLFWGSYNTSATQGTYGVELTEDGRRVKDAAQKIKIAAGDFEAVNLFRKDGYYYFFGSKNNCCDGAASVYQVRVGRSRNLMGPYIDKAGKNLTERGAGTLVLQRNSQFSGPGHNARLITDKKKQDWMLYHAMDVERAMINTVNQRALLLDKVNWDADGWPVVNDGTPSAGKMKKPEL